A DNA window from Phaenicophaeus curvirostris isolate KB17595 chromosome 11, BPBGC_Pcur_1.0, whole genome shotgun sequence contains the following coding sequences:
- the MST1 gene encoding hepatocyte growth factor-like protein isoform X1, translated as MQPALGLLLALATALDAGHRSPLNDFQRLRATELLAVPAEPPPAPEQGSAEQCAQRCATSLACRAFHHDRQSQLCQLLPWTQHSPHVQLQKNIHYDLYQKKEFLRDCVVGDGTSYRGTRATTEKGLRCQPWRATTPHDHRFLPNPRNGLEENYCRNPDRDKRGPWCYTSDPSIRHQSCGIKKCEDAVCMTCNGEQYRGSVDHTESGIECQRWDLQHPHKHPYHPNKYPDKGLDDNYCRNPDSSERPWCYTTDPDREREFCHIRVCTEKRPRPLNVTTGCFRGKGEGYRGRVNVTVSGIPCQRWDAQTPHQHHFVPEKYPCKDLQDNYCRNPDGSEAPWCFTAHRSVRIAFCFHIRRCPDELGAEDCYHGHGERYRGHVSKTRKGITCQPWAAQEPHVPQISPITHPEAHLENNYCRNPDNDSHGPWCYTMDPRTPFDYCAIKPCSGSSVPSILENADAVAFEQCGRRDERLQRKGRIVGGQPGNSPWTVSIRNRAGVHFCGGSLVKEQWVVSTRQCFASCDADLAGYQVQLGTLFKDPGPGDPDQQSIPILRIVCGPSESQLVMLKLARPATLNARVALICLPPERYVVPAGTVCEIAGWGETRGTADGSVLNVARLPVLAHDECNAALRGRLKESELCTAPLRAGVGACEGDYGGPLACLTADCWVLEGVITPSRVCARTDQPALFIRVSLYVDWIQKVIKMG; from the exons ATGCAGCCCGCGCTCGGCCTGCTGCTCGCCCTGGCCACGGCCCTGGACGCAG GCCACCGCTCGCCCCTCAATGACTTCCAGCGGCTGCGAGCCACCGAGCTGCTGGCCGTGCCCGCCGAGCCGCCCCCGGCACCGGAGCAGGGGTCCGCGGAGCAGTGTGCCCAGCGCTGCGCCACCAGCCTGGCCTGCCG GGCGTTCCACCACGACCGGCAGAGCCAGCTGTGCCAGCTGCTGCCCTGGACGCAGCACTCGCCACACGTCCAGCTGCAGAAGAACATCCACTACGACCTGTACCAGAAAAAAG AATTCCTGCGGGACTGCGTCGTGGGCGACGGCACCAGCTACCGCGGCACACGCGCCACCACAGAGAAGGGCTTGCGCTGCCAGCCCTGGCGAGCCACGACGCCCCACGACCACAG GTTCCTGCCAAACCCTCGCAATGGCCTGGAGGAGAATTACTGCCGGAACCCTGACCGGGACAAGCGGGGGCCGTGGTGCTACACCAGTGACCCCAGCATCCGCCACCAGAGCTGCGGCATCAAGAAGTGCGAGGACG CCGTCTGCATGACCTGCAACGGGGAGCAGTACCGCGGCTCCGTGGACCACACCGAGTCGGGGATCGAGTGCCAGCGCTGGGACCTGCAGCACCCTCACAAGCACCCCTACCACCCCAACAA gtaCCCCGACAAGGGCCTGGACGACAACTACTGCCGCAACCCTGACAGCTCCGAGCGGCCCTGGTGCTACACGACCGACCCAGACCGGGAGCGCGAGTTCTGCCACATCCGTGTCTGCA CAGAGAAACGCCCGCGGCCCCTCAACGTCACCACCGGCTGCTTCAGGGGCAAGGGTGAGGGCTACCGCGGCCGGGTGAACGTCACGGTGTCGGGGATCCCCTGCCAGCGCTGGGACGCGCAGACGCCCCACCAGCACCACTTTGTGCCTGAGAAGTACCCGTGCAA GGACCTGCAGGACAACTACTGCCGCAACCCCGATGGCTCAGAGGCGCCGTGGTGCTTCACCGCCCACCGCAGCGTCCGCATCGCCTTCTGCTTCCACATCCGCCGCTGCCCCGACGAGCTGGGCGCTGAAG ATTGCTACCACGGCCATGGCGAGCGCTACCGCGGCCACGTCAGCAAGACGCGCAAGGGCATCACCTGCCAGCCCTGGGCTGCCCAGGAGCCCCACGTGCCCCA GATCTCACCCATCACCCACCCTGAGGCACACTTGGAGAACAACTACTGCCGCAACCCTGACAATGACAGCCACGGCCCCTGGTGCTACACCATGGATCCCCGCACCCCCTTCGACTACTGTGCCATCAAGCCCTGCT ctggcagcagtGTTCCCTCCATCCTGGAGAACGCAG ACGCGGTGGCGTTCGAGCAGTGCGGCCGGCGGGACGAGAGGCTGCAGCGCAAAGGGCGCATTGTGGGTGGCCAGCCCGGCAACTCGCCCTGGACCGTCAGCATCCGCAACCG GGCCGGCGTGCACTTCTGTGGCGGGTCCCTGGTGAAGGAGCAGTGGGTGGTCAGCACGCGCCAGTGCTTCGCCTCCTG CGACGCCGACCTGGCGGGCTACCAGGTGCAGCTGGGGACGCTCTTCAAGGACCCCGGCCCCGGGGACCCCGACCAGCAGAGCATCCCCATCCTGCGGATCGTCTGCGGCCCCTCCGAGTCCCAGCTGGTGATGCTGAAGCTGGCGAG GCCGGCCACTCTGAACGCACGCGTGGCTCTCATCTGCCTGCCGCCCGAGCGCTACGTCGTGCCCGCAGGCACCGTCTGCGAGATCGCTGGCTGGGGTGAAACCAGAG GCACGGCGGACGGCAGCGTGCTGAACGTGGCGCGGCTGCCCGTGCTGGCCCACGACGAGTGCAACGCGGCGCTGCGCGGGCGCCTGAAGGAGAGCGAGCTGTGCACGGCCCCGCTGCGTGCCGGCGTGGGGGCCTGCGAG GGGGATTACGGGGGCCCGCTCGCCTGCCTCACTGCCGACTGCTGGGTGCTGGAGGGGGTGATCACCCCGTCCCGCGTCTGCGCCCGCACTGACCAGCCTGCCCTCTTCATCCGCGTCTCCCTCTACGTCGACTGGATCCAGAAGGTGATAAAGATGGGCTGA
- the MST1 gene encoding hepatocyte growth factor-like protein isoform X2, whose product MQPALGLLLALATALDAGHRSPLNDFQRLRATELLAVPAEPPPAPEQGSAEQCAQRCATSLACRAFHHDRQSQLCQLLPWTQHSPHVQLQKNIHYDLYQKKEFLRDCVVGDGTSYRGTRATTEKGLRCQPWRATTPHDHRFLPNPRNGLEENYCRNPDRDKRGPWCYTSDPSIRHQSCGIKKCEDAVCMTCNGEQYRGSVDHTESGIECQRWDLQHPHKHPYHPNKYPDKGLDDNYCRNPDSSERPWCYTTDPDREREFCHIRVCKKRPRPLNVTTGCFRGKGEGYRGRVNVTVSGIPCQRWDAQTPHQHHFVPEKYPCKDLQDNYCRNPDGSEAPWCFTAHRSVRIAFCFHIRRCPDELGAEDCYHGHGERYRGHVSKTRKGITCQPWAAQEPHVPQISPITHPEAHLENNYCRNPDNDSHGPWCYTMDPRTPFDYCAIKPCSGSSVPSILENADAVAFEQCGRRDERLQRKGRIVGGQPGNSPWTVSIRNRAGVHFCGGSLVKEQWVVSTRQCFASCDADLAGYQVQLGTLFKDPGPGDPDQQSIPILRIVCGPSESQLVMLKLARPATLNARVALICLPPERYVVPAGTVCEIAGWGETRGTADGSVLNVARLPVLAHDECNAALRGRLKESELCTAPLRAGVGACEGDYGGPLACLTADCWVLEGVITPSRVCARTDQPALFIRVSLYVDWIQKVIKMG is encoded by the exons ATGCAGCCCGCGCTCGGCCTGCTGCTCGCCCTGGCCACGGCCCTGGACGCAG GCCACCGCTCGCCCCTCAATGACTTCCAGCGGCTGCGAGCCACCGAGCTGCTGGCCGTGCCCGCCGAGCCGCCCCCGGCACCGGAGCAGGGGTCCGCGGAGCAGTGTGCCCAGCGCTGCGCCACCAGCCTGGCCTGCCG GGCGTTCCACCACGACCGGCAGAGCCAGCTGTGCCAGCTGCTGCCCTGGACGCAGCACTCGCCACACGTCCAGCTGCAGAAGAACATCCACTACGACCTGTACCAGAAAAAAG AATTCCTGCGGGACTGCGTCGTGGGCGACGGCACCAGCTACCGCGGCACACGCGCCACCACAGAGAAGGGCTTGCGCTGCCAGCCCTGGCGAGCCACGACGCCCCACGACCACAG GTTCCTGCCAAACCCTCGCAATGGCCTGGAGGAGAATTACTGCCGGAACCCTGACCGGGACAAGCGGGGGCCGTGGTGCTACACCAGTGACCCCAGCATCCGCCACCAGAGCTGCGGCATCAAGAAGTGCGAGGACG CCGTCTGCATGACCTGCAACGGGGAGCAGTACCGCGGCTCCGTGGACCACACCGAGTCGGGGATCGAGTGCCAGCGCTGGGACCTGCAGCACCCTCACAAGCACCCCTACCACCCCAACAA gtaCCCCGACAAGGGCCTGGACGACAACTACTGCCGCAACCCTGACAGCTCCGAGCGGCCCTGGTGCTACACGACCGACCCAGACCGGGAGCGCGAGTTCTGCCACATCCGTGTCTGCA AGAAACGCCCGCGGCCCCTCAACGTCACCACCGGCTGCTTCAGGGGCAAGGGTGAGGGCTACCGCGGCCGGGTGAACGTCACGGTGTCGGGGATCCCCTGCCAGCGCTGGGACGCGCAGACGCCCCACCAGCACCACTTTGTGCCTGAGAAGTACCCGTGCAA GGACCTGCAGGACAACTACTGCCGCAACCCCGATGGCTCAGAGGCGCCGTGGTGCTTCACCGCCCACCGCAGCGTCCGCATCGCCTTCTGCTTCCACATCCGCCGCTGCCCCGACGAGCTGGGCGCTGAAG ATTGCTACCACGGCCATGGCGAGCGCTACCGCGGCCACGTCAGCAAGACGCGCAAGGGCATCACCTGCCAGCCCTGGGCTGCCCAGGAGCCCCACGTGCCCCA GATCTCACCCATCACCCACCCTGAGGCACACTTGGAGAACAACTACTGCCGCAACCCTGACAATGACAGCCACGGCCCCTGGTGCTACACCATGGATCCCCGCACCCCCTTCGACTACTGTGCCATCAAGCCCTGCT ctggcagcagtGTTCCCTCCATCCTGGAGAACGCAG ACGCGGTGGCGTTCGAGCAGTGCGGCCGGCGGGACGAGAGGCTGCAGCGCAAAGGGCGCATTGTGGGTGGCCAGCCCGGCAACTCGCCCTGGACCGTCAGCATCCGCAACCG GGCCGGCGTGCACTTCTGTGGCGGGTCCCTGGTGAAGGAGCAGTGGGTGGTCAGCACGCGCCAGTGCTTCGCCTCCTG CGACGCCGACCTGGCGGGCTACCAGGTGCAGCTGGGGACGCTCTTCAAGGACCCCGGCCCCGGGGACCCCGACCAGCAGAGCATCCCCATCCTGCGGATCGTCTGCGGCCCCTCCGAGTCCCAGCTGGTGATGCTGAAGCTGGCGAG GCCGGCCACTCTGAACGCACGCGTGGCTCTCATCTGCCTGCCGCCCGAGCGCTACGTCGTGCCCGCAGGCACCGTCTGCGAGATCGCTGGCTGGGGTGAAACCAGAG GCACGGCGGACGGCAGCGTGCTGAACGTGGCGCGGCTGCCCGTGCTGGCCCACGACGAGTGCAACGCGGCGCTGCGCGGGCGCCTGAAGGAGAGCGAGCTGTGCACGGCCCCGCTGCGTGCCGGCGTGGGGGCCTGCGAG GGGGATTACGGGGGCCCGCTCGCCTGCCTCACTGCCGACTGCTGGGTGCTGGAGGGGGTGATCACCCCGTCCCGCGTCTGCGCCCGCACTGACCAGCCTGCCCTCTTCATCCGCGTCTCCCTCTACGTCGACTGGATCCAGAAGGTGATAAAGATGGGCTGA